A window of the Hypanus sabinus isolate sHypSab1 chromosome 25, sHypSab1.hap1, whole genome shotgun sequence genome harbors these coding sequences:
- the gpr61 gene encoding G-protein coupled receptor 61, whose protein sequence is MAAPVSVEWEWNISTPGRQQRVSPTSMLFNKSLVSTDRDLVSQSIGLFLMLLVDLVGIIGNAAVMLVIIRTPLFKKFVFVFHLCLVDLTAVLILMPLGMVSSSALFDNIEFSDTLCQIYLFLSMLFISASILSILAINVERYYYIVHPMRYEVRMTLKLVMFVIICIWIKAILMSIIAILGWNSQGRMNNQCSLRWDGEIYRKVFITFFGLFYFLFPVLIILIVYCNMFKVARVAAMQHGPLPTWMDTPRQRSESLSSRSTMVTSSGGPRVSPQRTFGGGKAAIILILVGGQFVFCWLPFFAFHLHSAMTQNPIPLGLWETIVTWIGYTSFSINPFFYGCLNRQIRGELSKHLTCLFKQTLEEDLRLPSREGSIEENFMQFLQRTGCNAETRSSYDASSPKLDQSGLGFRIPGQIAEETSEFLEQNIATDFTMSNSCIRTNRSPKHDA, encoded by the coding sequence ATGGCTGCTCCAGTTTctgtggaatgggaatggaatatTTCCACTCCGGGAAGACAGCAAAGAGTGTCTCCTACTTCCATGCTCTTCAATAAAAGCTTGGTGTCCACGGACAGGGATCTTGTTTCACAGTCTATTGGCCTCTTCTTGATGCTGCTGGTCGACCTAGTTGGGATCATTGGAAATGCTGCTGTGATGCTTGTAATTATCAGGACTCCGTTATTCAAAAAGTTTgtctttgtattccatctgtgcTTAGTGGACCTGACAGCTGTCTTAATCCTGATGCCTTTAGGGATGGTGTCGAGCTCTGCTCTTTTTGATAACATAGAGTTCAGTGACACCTTGTGTCAGATATACCTCTTCCTAAGCATGTTATTCATTAGTGCATCTATATTATCtatcctggccattaatgttgagCGATACTACTATATAGTACATCCAATGAGATATGAAGTGAGGatgacactgaagctggtgatgtttGTCATTATCTGTATATGGATTAAAGCCATTTTAATGTCAATAATCGCAATTTTGGGTTGGAATTCCCAAGGCCGCATGAACAATCAGTGCTCCTTGCGATGGGACGGAGAGATATACAGAAAGGTTTTCATAACTTTCTTTGGCCTGTTTTATTTTTTGTTCCCAGTCTTAATTATCCTGATAGTTTACTGCAACATGTTCAAGGTGGCCAGGGTGGCAGCAATGCAACACGGACCCCTGCCCACATGGATGGACACACCACGGCAAAGGTCAGAATCACTCAGCAGTAGGTCCACCATGGTCACCAGCTCTGGAGGACCAAGGGTTTCCCCACAAAGGACATTTGGAGGGGGAAAAGCAGCCATCATCCTCATTCTGGTTGGGGGCCAGTTTGTGTTTTGCTGGCTGCCATTTTTTGCTTTTCACCTGCATTCTGCTATGACCCAAAATCCAATCCCCTTGGGCCTCTGGGAAACAATTGTTACTTGGATCGGGTACACCTCATTCAGCATTAACCCCTTCTTTTATGGATGCCTCAATCGACAGATCAGGGGGGAATTGAGCAAGCACCTCACCTGTCTCTTCAAACAGACCCTGGAAGAGGATCTCCGGTTACCGAGCCGAGAAGGGTCCATTGAGGAGAACTTTATGCAGTTCTTGCAGAGGACAGGTTGTAATGCAGAGACCAGGTCCAGCTATGATGCTTCCAGTCCAAAGTTAGACCAGTCAGGACTGGGTTTCAGGATACCTGGTCAGATTGCAGAAGAGACATCAGAATTCCTTGAACAAAACATAGCCACTGATTTTACGATGTCCAACAGCTGTATTAGAACAAACAGGTCACCAAAACATGATGCTTAA